In the Manis javanica isolate MJ-LG chromosome 12, MJ_LKY, whole genome shotgun sequence genome, one interval contains:
- the PDK1 gene encoding pyruvate dehydrogenase (acetyl-transferring) kinase isozyme 1, mitochondrial isoform X2 has protein sequence MFLRQELPVRLANIMKEISLLPDNLLRTPSVQLVQSWYIQSLQELLDFKDRSAEDAKTIYEFTDAVIRIRNRHNDVIPTMAQGVTEYKESFGVDPVTSQNVQYFLDRFYMSRISIRMLLNQHSLLFGGKGKGSPSHRKHIGSINPNCDVVEVIKDGYENARRLCDLYYINSPELELEELNAKSPGQPIQVVYVPSHLYHMVFELFKNAMRATMEHHADKGVYPPIQVHITLGNEDLTVKMSDRGGGVPLRKIDRLFNYMYSTAPRPRVETSRAVPLAGFGYGLPISRLYAQYFQGDLKLYSLEGYGTDAVIYIKALSTESIERLPVYNKAAWKHYNTNHEADDWCVPSREPKDMTTFRSA, from the exons ATGTTCCTTCGGCAAGAGTTGCCTGTTAGATTGgcaaatataatgaaagaaataagtcTTCTTCCAGATAATCTTCTCAGGACTCCTTCAGTTCAATTGGTACAAAGCTG GTATATCCAGAGCCTTCAGGAGCTTCTTGATTTTAAGGACAGAAGTGCTGAAGATGCTAAAACTATTTATGA GTTTACAGATGCTGTGATCCGGATCAGGAACCGACACAACGATGTTATTCCCACAATGGCCCAGGGTGTGACAGAATACAAGGAGAGCTTCGGGGTGGATCCTGTCACCAGCCAGAATGTTCAATACTTCTTGGATCGTTTCTACATGAGCCGCATTTCAATTAGAATGTTACTCAATCAACACT CTTTATTGTTTGGTGGGAAAGGCAAAGGAAGCCCATCTCATAGAAAACACATAGGAAGCATAAATCCAAACTGCGACGTAGTTGAAGTCATTAAAG ATGGCTATGAAAATGCTAGGCGCCTGTGTGATTTGTATTATATTAACTCTCCTGAACTAGAACTTGAAGAACTAAATG CAAAATCACCAGGACAACCAATACAAGTGGTTTATGTACCATCCCATCTCTATCACATGGTGTTTGAACTTTTCAAG AATGCAATGAGAGCAACAATGGAACATCATGCAGACAAAGGTGTTTACCCGCCAATTCAAGTCCATATCACACTGGGTAATGAGGATTTGACTGTGAAG ATGAGTGACCGAGGAGGTGGTGTTCCTTTGAGGAAAATTGACAGGCTCTTCAACTACATGTACTCAACTGCACCCCGGCCTCGTGTTGAGACGTCCCGAGCAGTGCCCCTG GCTGGTTTTGGTTATGGATTGCCCATATCACGTCTTTATGCACAATACTTCCAAGGAGACCTAAAGCTATATTCCTTAGAGGGTTATGGGACAGATGCAGTTATCTACATTAAG gcTCTGTCAACAGAATCAATAGAAAGACTCCCAGTGTATAATAAAGCTGCCTGGAAGCATTACAACACCAACCATGAGGCCGATGACTGGTGTGTCCCCAGCAGAGAGCCGAAAGACATGACAACATTCCGGAGTGCCTAG